GTCAGCAATCGAAACCCCATCTAAGACAGCGAGATTTAAGGTTGTGTGGGCAGAGTACATCTCATGCTGATTCTTCAGTGTCCTCAGCTTCAATAGGGGTTCTCCCACTCATCCACATCCCAAGGTACTGGATCCCTGACACCCTCCCAGGTTGACGCATGAATTTTCTCTGTAACTCAGCCAACCTTACAATGAGAACTCTAACTTGATTTCCCATAACTCAAGCTCTGTGTCTGCTAGAGACAAGATTCTCTTCCAGGGAACACTTAGAACCCTTTTAACGATTTCTCCACATCTCCAGCCATTCAGTTTTATCAAAGAATTAATTGTGGTCCTTCACTCTTTACTGAGATTCTAAAAGTTGGTTAATTTTATCACAAAATGCATTCCTCTCCTTTGGCAATTTAATCCGGGGACACCAAGAACAACCAAGCAGCAGCGTCTTCCTCACTTTGCACAAATTTCCAAAAGTCTTTATAAACAGGGTCACAAAAACCCCACCCTCTGACAACTCAGACAGTAGTCAGTGCATTTGTCTCTATAGGTTTGTAAAGCAGTTCATACCATGGTGTTTCTGTAGTGTCTATGGGAAGCATCAGTGTCTGGAGAAGCTGTAACTGGAGGTCTTGCGTCATTTCTTCAGCTGTGCCCTTTGTAGTCAAACAGCTTCTCTTCTAGACACTTGCTTGCcccactccattgctgctgctgttctttatGGTCATCCCGTGGTTTCCTAGCATCTCCAAAACTGCTGGGGTCTCTTGCACTTTCCCCTCTAGCCTCTCATAGCCTCTCATAGCCTCTCCTAGCCTCTCTTGCTGGTGCCACATGGTTTGCATGACCCAGGCATTGCAACCTGAGAGGTCCTGAGATCTTGCCCATCTCACAGAGGAGCAAATGGCCTTTGATATGAAGTGCAGTGGATGCCCAGACACTTCTCCAGAAGCCTCTCCAGCCTCCGCCCCCCCAGGTCTATACTGTGGAGAAGCTGCTATGGGAGGATATGTTGTCTGCTCCCGTGGGGAGATTCGCCCAACACTTTACTTTGAGCGAAGCCTCAAACAACATTATCTCATTTTGTGGGTCTTGAATAATCGCTTAGAAGGAATCCTTGTAAATCACACATGCCCACATTTTAAGGCGTTGGACAGTCAATACATGCAGACTGTTCTGGCTAAGTACTGTCACTCCTTGGTGTATTGTCCTGTTCACTGGGAAAGAGGAGTGAGATAAAGGCTGGAATGTCGTCCTTCTGGTTTTAGTAATTACAGGTCAACTCCAGTAGTACCGAGTCCTCGGTAGACACTCCAGGGTTCCTCAGGTTACTGCTCACTGTCTTTCTACCTAAATACATCATCAGGTTTGCTCAATGGTGCACTCTAACCTGAGGACTTGGAGCAGAATTAAATATCAAGCCCCGTTATCAGGGTTTAACAGGCTGGGAAATTAACAAAATGTGGCTCAAGCGGGTTTTAATGTTATATGTGATGGATAAATGAGACTCTGAGGTTGCTGTGCATTGTCAAGCATGGCCCTCACTGCAGGAACTTGGCAGTGGGAACACAATCAGTGAAGTGAAAAATGTAGAGTATATTAATACCTggaaatatatgataaaataaatgtgcCTTGGGTACTCTGGGATACTTTCGTCTATGTCAGTGAGTAATAAGGAGTTGAAAGCACAGTAGACTTTCTATACTATAATCTACCCccctttctctgtgctcttcATGGCTAACAAGTTTGGATATAAATCAGGATCTTCCTgatccaaagtgctgggattgcccTGCGCTCCACGAGCATTTTCACTCTTTCTAAAGAAACAAGGTCTTGACATTGATGTTAATACTGACATAGATGGAGATCCTGGATAACTCTGttaattattatatgtatataaaattaataatgatgtgaaacatttaaaaatttgtaaaaacaaaaagatactaAAAAATGTGCAGGTGTGTTTCACTGAACAGTGGACGTTTCTGAATGTTAATATTTATCCTAAACTCTTTCTTGATGTAAGAACCATCTTCCGTGTATCTCAGGGGTAGGGCTGTACACAGGGAGTACTGAAAGGAATAAAGATTACTATGCTCACATTTGGTCTGGTTTGTGAAAGACATTTTCCTGGTGTGCTGTGgtgatatacacctttaattccagtactacAAAGACAGTGTTCAAGTCctgcctggtctgcatagcaagaCCGACTAGAGCTACACACCGAGagtctgtctccaaaaagaatcACCACGAGAGACAGGAAAGACCAAGTGCTAAGCagacttgctgttcttccagaggatctgggttagattcccagtacatgcatggtggctcacaaccctctgtaactccagaggatcccacaccctcatctggcctctgggTGCAGGACACATCACACATAGCTTTACTCAGTCTTGGTGACAGTATTGCTAGGAAGCCCTGGGGTTAGATCTAGAAAAGACAAAGTTTGCACGTGACACTGGCTACCCAGGGAGCCTGTCCTGATATGGGACTCAGAGTCCCTTTACACtgggcctttcctggcctctgggcCTACAGAGATTACACTGGGCTGACATCCTAGACCACTGAGTTCAGATATGTCATCAGCACAGCTGTCCACATCTGGGACCCAGCATGAGCCCCTCAGACTTGTGAATGACAAAATAGGATAGAAGAGTTTTCTTGCTTAGATATGACCCTGAGACCTAGTGCCCATGAGCTGTCCTGATGCTGGGTTCTCTGTCTGCCCTTCAGTTCTTGGGTACGTCTCAATTTCCAACTTAACCTACTGCCATCTCATAAAGCACATAGATGAAAACTGTTTTCATGTGTCACCTTAGCCCCTTAACTGTGAATAGGTTAAGAGAGTCAACCTGTTACatcattaggaaaaaatgatGGTCTACAGATGCTTCAGGATTCTGACTGCCTAGGTGCCTCAGTTGAGAAGGTTACACAAAGAATATGCCAGATCTCTGTTCTCAGTATCCCTTGACTGAAAAGTTAGATGTACAACAAGTGACTGCCAACGTGGCAACGAGAGCTTGggtcaacaaagaaagaagaaatcaatggagaaaggaacaaaggaaaggggagtatttaaaaggagataaaaggacaaaacaaaagaggGAAGATAGGCTTCTGTCAGGCCAAAGCTTCAGtttcaggggacagaggcagggagaaggaggTCAAGGTCATTTTACGCTACTAAGGAAGTTGCGGGTGAGCCTAGGATACTTCAACCATGTCTggactaataataataataataataataataataataataataatagaagtaGAAGTAgtactactactagtagtagaacaagaacaagaacaagaagaacaagataaaataatcaaaagcagatttctttttttttttcttttttcttttccttttttgttttttttcggagctggggactgaacccagggccttgcgcttgctaggcaagtgctctaccactgagctaaatccccaaccccaaaagggGTTTCTTTTGAGGAATTCACACCCATTCATCCAAGTTGAATTTCTCTTGTCCCGGTGCttcaaatacatattaaaatcacTTAATAAAACCCAACTCTGTTTCCTTATATGAACCAACAGCTTTCCCTTCGCTTTATCACATGAATATGTGACCACTGGATGTAATCCCAGCAACTAGGAGATAAGGGAAAAGGGGCAAAACCGTTGGTCATTCTTGGCTCCAGAGTAGGTTACAGGATAAATAGCCTGGGATCTTCTTTCTCAACAAactcaaaccaaataaaaacccgAGAAGAAAAGGAACGAGGGTTTTCCCTACCCTTGAACTGAATGACCTGGTTCCCTGTTCAAATTAGTCAAATGTTGTATCCCAGTTTCCTTTGTGCTCACGTGAATATGGTCCCAACACCTTTCACCACATCTGCTAGAAGAAGCAGCTGAGTGTTTCTGTGGAGCAGGGAAGGGTTCAGGACACAGTCAGGCTGATAACAGTACTGAGATGAAATGAAAGATGGCCAGGCTAGGTGGCCAGGCCCCGAGTGGACAAGTCCAGGGTGGCCTTCATCATAGGGTCCCCACTGCTCTGCCACGCCTGCCTTTTCCTCAGACCTCGGGTTCCTGCTATTCCTTGATCTCCTtcactgctttctgtttctctttgtgcctTTTGGTGATGATATTGCCAGATCCTCCTTCCCTGATTACTATAGATTAGCTACAATTTTAGAGATGATTTTTATTTACAACAACGAAAGGGTTAAAAAATCTATATGTTTCACATTTACGATGTAACTTTAGGTCATGTGAACATATTTAGTAAACGTGTCAAATATTAAATTACATGGGcatagtggctcatgcctttaatctccgTGTTGGATTAGGCAaagcacaggcagacagacaggtatgGGGactctacatggtgagttccggAATGGTCAGAGCTATggaaagagatcctgtctcaaaaataaatgtaaactatGGATAACTAtttttggttgtcagcttgactacattTGCTATTAACTAACATCAAAAAAATAGGGACacaatttgtttgatttttctcccaATTTTAAATCGGTAGATCCACTTCTCCACCCGAGGCTAGAAGACACGAATTTTTCATCTGGATCTGTAAGGCATGGagggaacacacctttaatctgagccataCCTGCTAGAATCCTACATAAGGACATGGGAGTAGGAAGCGTTTGCTCTTTGGCTGCAGATCGTCACTtggctagcaagtccattccttcatcTGCAGTAGAGCCTGCCCCTTCAGGAATCTAGTGTTTCCTGAAGACAAGAAAAGACCCACCTGGACTTTTGGACTTTGCTGTCACAGCCAGTtcaggaccacagcctgtaagtcattctaatgaATTCCTTTCaagaatatatttatacttaaatacacataaatacatacatatatatatacatacacacatatatggaggAATTTATTCTACTAATACTAAATAGTTGAGCTTGTTTGTTCGTAGTTTATTTGGTATTTGAATTTGAGCCTAGAACTTGTTATGGAGCCTAAAACTCTCTAAAATCTGAGCCTCCTggggtgggattaaaggctccGGTTAACCTTTGCTGATCCACTCTACACATCCAGGTAGGCTGAGGCTGATTCAGGCACATCCCAGAGCTTTATAAACAACTGGATCTCCACCTGGTTGTCAGACTTCCAGAAGCCCAGGGAAGTGAACACAGCTCTTCCTCCACACCCCAGGCTTTCTCTCATCCACCAGGACACAGCGAACCCCAGTTCCGAGACTCTGTGGAGTACACTCAAGCTCTGGAAGGAAAATGCAGGTGACTTGGAAGGCcatgttggggggggggtccacTTTTGTGTTTTGTAGAGGATAACTGAAATATTTGTCTTCAATTGCTCTCATAAATTTTATAGCTAAATGAATGTCCCTACCATACATCTCCTCTCCGTATGAATATGGAACCATTTGGTGCTCAGAGCAAGCCTGATGGAAGGCATTGTGGGCTGTGTCCACGGCCAAGACAACTTGGCAAAAACATAGTTAACTACCTTGAATTTGAAGCCATGTCTGCAATTAGCAGACATACAGAAGGTGGTGCTCTCCTTGTACTTGTCCTTTCTGATTTCCCTTTGTTTAAGGCAGCATCTCATTGAACCAAGGCTAGGCCACACCCACTATACAGCCAAGTTCTGAACCTGCCTCCACCCCTTAGAAAAGAGATGGGATTACAGAATTATGCCGAGCACTCTCGTTACGTCTTTCCCGACCTATCATTATTTGTTCATCTAGTTCATCTGATCTCTTCATGTATCTGAATCAAAGCTGGAGTTTATGAGGACGTGTAGATACAGATGTGTAGCACCAGGATAACTAAAAGGAATTCGGCGAGAAAGGGGAACAAAGGGAGTGGCAGAGGTCTTCAAAGGAGAGGGACTTTGGGAGCTTCTCCAATGTTCATGGATGTTTCCCCTGGCGAGAATGGACCGGCATCTGTAGAACAGGAGTGAAGAGTCCATTGTCTTTGCGATGCTGCAAGGGGCTGGGTCCGGAACCTTGCTCACAGCTGAGAGACAGAATCTTGTTGCATGAAACGGTTTTAACCCATTCTTTATTCGTTTCTGAGCAGACAGAAACAAACCAAGGTGAAAGTTTGGAAAACACCGAAGAATCCAATGTGGAAAAGAGTGTgaaggaggaagaacaaaagCCCTCAGGTATTCAGAAGCGACTCTGAGTTAAAAACCAAAATCTTCTATCATAGTTTTACATATATACAGGCTTATACAAGACTCCAGATGTGGACAGCTGAATCAAGAATTGACTTGAACTCAGTCCTAGGTTTCTGTCCTTCTTGCATGAGACCCTAAATCTTGAAAGCTGTTAGTGCCTCCCTGGGAGAGAAGAACCTTGAGTCTGGGCAGAACCATGTCCCCAGGTAGCACTTGTCCTGTGGCAGCCCTTTCCATTCTGTAATGCATTTCCTATGACTGAAGTCACCTACGCATACTTGTAAGTGAGTGTGTTCCACGCTGTTAAGAGCAGGACGGATAACAAGTCTGAGTTTGCACGCACATGTTCCTAATGCCCTGGTGTCTGAATGAAGACATCTCTGGCTTGCCAGTGCGCAGAAAGGGTCTCTAAGGAGCTCAGATGCACATGTGCATTGCATCAAAGGCACTCATCACAGCCCTCCCCGTCCCTTGCAGGTCGTTCCCGTAGCTCATGGACCGACTCTGAAATCAGGGTCTTCCTGCAGGAGTGGGAAGTAGTCGAACAGGAAGTGGGCCAACCAGGCAGGAAgatccacaagaagaccaagtttCTTTGCCAGCGCCTCTATCATCAGGGCCTGAAGAAGAGCTGGAAAAGCTGTTTCCACCTACTGCTGAGCCTGCAGGATCTGCACAGGACGCTCTGTAATGAGAGACCAGGGATTGAACCCTTGTTTTCTCCTTATTCAGAGGCTCTGTACAGGATCCTGGGCTCCACTCCCCATGAAAGCTGGTTCCCAGGTTAGTCTCTTCTGTATCCCCGTTCTGGTTCTCTAGAGAGCAGCATCAGGTGACCTGTCCTTCATgagcacagagcagagcacaCCGTGTGGGAATCCCCATTCCCACAGGCCTCCACTGCACATAGCAGCATAAATGTCTGtcctctctgtttgtctgtgttcCTCTGTCACCCCAAGGGAATGGAATTTGGACCTGTTCAGGGTAGACCAAGCCACACAGGACAGACCATTGCTAGACGTGATTCAGAGAAAGTGAGGGTAACATACTTATGAAttctgtttctcctccctctcaggTCCTCTCTACGATGAGGCTGATGACTCCATGCTCTCTGTGTACCCTCCACCTCCCATGTACCAGCCTTCAGATTATGGCATCACAGTTCCTTCGGCACAGCTTCAGGGGAACCCAGTGCCGATGCTGTGCCAGGAGGATTCCCCGTTTCCCGCCTGGGAGCCCTGGAATCCCAGCTATCCACTGTCAGTTCCACACCTACTTCCTGGCTTTGCCCCAGAAGACCCCAGCCTCCAGCAGCCATGGTCAATGTGTGATTTACACCAAGATCCCCAATGAAGAGAAGTGGAGATTTTCTGTTTATTCCCTGTAAACCTCCGGATCTGCGATATTGTGGACTCAGGCATCTTTCTCTACCtcataagagaagaaaatgtgaaattaaatgaAGGTCCACGAAGAACTCCCTGGTTGGTGCCTTATCCTTGTAGCTTCAGCGGGGTCCATACACAAAGAGGGGCATCGGATCGTTATTTGAAGTTCACTCCCTGGCCCCCTGGAACTCGACCTCTCCTGTCAACATCCATCTGACTCCTGGCATGGAATCTCCTCTCCCACAAAGGGCAACCTCCGCTTTCATAGACGCCTGCTCGTGCCTCCTTCATTCTCTCGCCCCCTTGTTACGGGATCTTTGTCCGGTGTGTCACAGTCTCAAATTCTCCACCACACGAGCGGCGTGCCCAGAGCTGCAGATATAGCTGAGCGGTCAAGCAACGGATCGTTCAGCTACACAGACCTTGGTTCATCTGCAGCAATGAAAAAATAACCGAAGATTGATTTAGTCTCAACATCGGACGTATTCGTAGGATAGGAAGAAACATAAACAGAGCGGCGGCTGAGATCGGGCTCCATAGATTTCGTCGGCACTTGATCCACAGTGATGGCAATATCTGTTGAGACTCAGGTGCTTTGGGCTTCTGGGAGGAATTATGTTACTAGTGCTacttattagttctttgagggCTCAAAGACTCAGTCCGTGACCCACtgctcctcttttttctttttaagtatggCACTCACTGCTTTAGCTCTCCATGTGTTGGCTCACCCACCCTTTCGTGGCTGCCATTTGCTTTTTGTTCCCTCAGCCTTATGTTCTGCCTGGCTAGCCGTTTTCATTCCAGAGAGGGGAGTGCGCCTGCGTTAGCGTCCTTATTCTTCTGCAATGAAATCAGGAAGTGGGGGGGAGGGTCCCACAGGCACGTATGTAGTAAGCAGAGAACGTTTGCGTGTCTTAACCCATCATTGTAGATTCTGTAGTAAAGGGAACTTTCCCTCAGGATATGAAGGCAAATTAAAGCACTTTTTATGGCTGGCAATAATCCTACCATATAAGCAGAATCTGACATAACATCTAAGGGTCTTCTAATTAACTGTAATGTAGGAGCCAAAACAGCCATATATACCTGTTTGTCTGAAAGTACTAAATTGGTTAATATCCAGGCCTAGAATCCGTCCTACACCATTAGACCAGCCATCAATAAGTTACATAAATACCTTTGGAATGGGGTTATGTTGGACAATTTGCTAGTCACAAATTGAGTTCATATAAGGAAAATACCATAGCTTGCCTgctgaaataaaatttctaattcTTGAACAAAAATCTATGAATGAGATGTAAAAATCCATTGTGTTTGGTAATGCTCTTAAAAACTGCTTACTGGCTAGTGGTAATGTAATTGTTGACATCGGGTCCTCCCTTATTTACCAAGTGAGCAAGAGTAAGGTAAGCAGTTAATGCCTTATGACCCTTATGATCTAAATAAATCCATTCCAAAGGTTTGTCCCGTTGTGCTGAAATAGCTGTGGAAGCCAGTTTAGAGAGGAAAATCATTACGTCGAAAGAAAGGGACGTATCCACTGGATACACAAATGCCTCTTTTAGTCTGGATTGACATGCCTATGTTTCTTTTCTTGCCTCTTGAGATAATATATAAAGACCGTTCAACAACTTAGGTATTCCTAAGGCATACCTCAGGCTTTCCTAAGGTAGGATGTAGCCAATTAATACTGCCTAATAATGTCCGAAAGTGTTAAGTGTTTTTAAATTGTCTTGTGTAGTGGACATCTCATCATGGTTTCACAGTTGTTCTAATTACTAGTAGCTGCCCCAGATATTGTAGTGTCTGATCTCTGGGCATTTTCCTGGGTGGTAATAGGCTCATTTTTACGTAGCCTATCTGGAGTCCTGTCATATATGAAGTGTAGCTCTTCCTCTTTTGGAGGTGGCTAACAGGATaccatccataaaataaataatgtgagACTGAGGCAAGGCCTTCCTCACAGGCCCTAAAACCTTTCCTACATGGTATTGACACATAGTAGGGGAGTTTGCCCTGTCTTGAGGTGATGCATGAATCTTTCATATCAGAGCTGAGGTACTTTAGGATTGAGAAAGTGCTGAATGTCCCTCATCATCAGGATGAAAGCAGTCTGTCAAATTCAGAACTATTAAAGGCCAATCTTTAAGAACAGCTGTGGGTGTTAAGTGAACCAGGCTGTAAAGTTCCCATTGGCCACGTGGTGGCATTAATGTTTCCTGAATCAGTCAATAATCTCCATTtactagatttctttttaattacaaaacCAGGAGAAttccagagagaaaaagagggttCTATACACCCATTTTCCAGCTGTTCTTAGACTAACTGCTGAAGAGTctgtaaccttttcttttaaaaggggcTACAGGGATGTCCAGTAGCTCCTGATTTCCCTGCagtttttacatgtatttttcaaTGGCCTCTGAATTACCCAATCCATGTTGACGGTTTCGTCCTTGTGGCAATATTGGTTCAATAATCCCTAGTAAGTCTTTACCCaatcctttctctttttgataTCCCATCTTTGTATTAGCCACTACCCTTGTGAAGATTAGGTAGCATTAAAGGTAGGAATATAGCATTAGTTTGTTGCAGAATGTCTATTCCCCAGAGATTAATCAGAGCATGACAAACCTAAAGTTGTCATTAGCTCTTCTGGACCTATACATTATAATTTTGTAGCACTTCATTTAATCTCATTAGAAATCATAGTTCCCAATCCTATCAGCATTGAATTTACCTCCATAACAGGACATCTGGGCAGCCATTCTTCTATGGTTATAATAAAGACGTCAGCCATAGAATGAATCAGTGCTATAGaagttttcctcttgttttttaaaaaattagtttcccTTCAGACCTCTATTCCTAGtcttctccatcccctttcccccacccactcctacacTGTTCCTATTCATTAAAGGGAGCAGGTTTCTCATGGGTATCAAACAGCAGCCTGGCATACCAAGTCTCATAAAGACTAGGCACTCCCACTCTCCTATTAAGGCTAGAAGAGGAAacccaagaggaggaaaaggtccCACACAGGCAGGCCTCAGAATTAGAAACAGCCCCTGTTCCCGCTGTTGGGAGTCCCACGTAAAGACCAAGCTATAAAACTATAACATATTACAGAGGGCCCAGGTCAGTTCCATGTAGGCTCCCTAGTTTGTAGTTTAGTCTGAGTctctatgagcccaggttagttgattctgtgggtttctctggctcctacagtccttcatCCCCTGCTTCTGAagaattccccaagctctgcctaatgttcaGCCATgactctctgcatctgtttctatcagttgctcTCATTTGGTTGACTTTCGGGAGTGGGGAATGGCCAGGCACTTTTGGTTCCCCTAGATCTCTGAGCTATCCAGCCTCCGGGTCCTCAGCCCTGCCGGCAGTGTCAGgttgggctccctctcatggcatgggtcccaagctgg
The genomic region above belongs to Rattus rattus isolate New Zealand chromosome 9, Rrattus_CSIRO_v1, whole genome shotgun sequence and contains:
- the LOC116910266 gene encoding uncharacterized protein LOC116910266, giving the protein MDEALPLPERPQGPLLQSQYEPFCCVCFMSLIFNSSCRSVCICAVSTFNCACSCFLTKTSACYLNVAMGTLLTETNQGESLENTEESNVEKSVKEEEQKPSGRSRSSWTDSEIRVFLQEWEVVEQEVGQPGRKIHKKTKFLCQRLYHQGLKKSWKSCFHLLLSLQDLHRTLCNERPGIEPLFSPYSEALYRILGSTPHESWFPGPLYDEADDSMLSVYPPPPMYQPSDYGITVPSAQLQGNPVPMLCQEDSPFPAWEPWNPSYPLSVPHLLPGFAPEDPSLQQPWSMCDLHQDPQ